A genome region from Bradyrhizobium sp. WSM1417 includes the following:
- a CDS encoding glycosyltransferase family 39 protein gives MIPVPIDFAFQAMAERSDRTPARWRLPFLRWLDGVETGWAVPLLIACFVAIWTLYLAVAYAGGGLHPDTLEAWTLGRHFAWGYPKHPPLTGWVAASWSAIFPLTDWSLQLMAMANAGLALVFVDRIARQFVTGHKRVLVLLLLMLTPAYQFHAQRFNANAVLLAVWPLATWCFLRAFETRAVSWAIAVGFTTALAMAGKYYSIFLVASFTFAALAHPARGAYFSSASPWISAVVGLAALSPHVHWLATTGAPTFTYALNHANGTAVSSLFEAWNFLLGLLAAISVSAVVWMLIAGARLKQFPDDFAAMNPGLRLLFYVAVGTIALPVLISLVIGTDLPSLWALQGVFLFAILVVCGTNYPIERFYTVNLTLVVAGVALTAVLVAAPIHAVYRNDHGYEEGRNFYAQAANRLTREWRELTGEPLAAVSGDDSLAFASAFYSPDHPHYVRPFEDQYPGGLPRKTTLDLGWAALCFRDQDDCNRWMDRVAGRAGHFIRREFVVQAQLWGRPGLTREVVVLMVPPHGSGAAPEGVADDFSASRRATE, from the coding sequence GATGGCGCCTGCCATTCCTGCGTTGGCTCGATGGCGTCGAGACGGGCTGGGCCGTGCCGCTTCTCATCGCCTGCTTCGTCGCGATCTGGACACTTTATCTGGCGGTCGCCTATGCCGGCGGCGGTCTGCACCCCGATACGCTGGAGGCCTGGACGCTGGGGCGGCATTTCGCGTGGGGCTATCCCAAGCATCCGCCATTGACCGGCTGGGTTGCCGCGAGCTGGAGCGCCATTTTTCCGCTCACCGACTGGTCGCTGCAATTGATGGCGATGGCCAATGCCGGGCTTGCGCTGGTCTTCGTCGACCGGATCGCGCGGCAATTCGTGACGGGGCACAAGCGCGTCCTGGTGCTGTTGCTCCTGATGCTGACGCCGGCCTATCAATTCCATGCCCAGCGCTTCAACGCCAACGCGGTGCTGCTGGCCGTCTGGCCACTGGCGACGTGGTGCTTCCTGCGCGCATTCGAGACCCGAGCGGTGTCGTGGGCGATCGCCGTGGGATTCACGACGGCGCTGGCCATGGCCGGCAAATATTATTCGATCTTCCTTGTCGCGAGCTTCACGTTTGCCGCGCTGGCGCATCCGGCACGAGGCGCCTATTTCAGCTCCGCCTCGCCCTGGATCTCGGCCGTCGTCGGGCTTGCGGCGCTGTCACCGCATGTCCATTGGCTCGCCACGACGGGGGCGCCGACCTTCACCTACGCGCTGAACCATGCCAACGGCACTGCGGTGAGCTCGCTGTTTGAGGCCTGGAACTTCCTTCTGGGGCTGTTGGCGGCCATCAGCGTGTCTGCCGTCGTCTGGATGTTGATCGCCGGCGCGCGACTGAAGCAGTTTCCGGACGATTTCGCAGCGATGAATCCGGGCCTGCGGCTTCTCTTTTACGTTGCCGTCGGCACGATTGCGCTGCCGGTTCTGATCTCGCTCGTGATCGGCACCGATCTGCCGTCGCTCTGGGCCTTGCAGGGGGTGTTTCTGTTCGCCATTCTCGTGGTCTGCGGCACAAATTATCCAATCGAGCGCTTTTACACCGTCAACCTCACCTTGGTCGTGGCCGGCGTCGCGCTCACGGCCGTCCTCGTCGCCGCGCCGATCCATGCCGTCTATCGCAACGATCACGGATACGAGGAGGGGCGCAATTTCTACGCGCAGGCGGCGAACCGATTGACACGCGAGTGGCGCGAGCTGACGGGCGAGCCGCTCGCGGCCGTCAGCGGCGACGATTCGCTGGCCTTCGCGTCCGCCTTCTACAGCCCGGACCATCCGCACTACGTGCGGCCGTTCGAGGATCAATATCCCGGGGGCTTGCCGCGCAAGACGACGCTGGACCTCGGCTGGGCCGCGCTCTGTTTCCGCGACCAGGATGATTGCAACCGATGGATGGACCGGGTGGCCGGGCGTGCCGGGCACTTCATCAGGCGGGAATTTGTCGTCCAGGCGCAGCTATGGGGCCGGCCCGGTCTCACGCGGGAAGTGGTTGTGCTGATGGTGCCGCCCCATGGAAGCGGCGCGGCACCCGAGGGCGTTG